The Legionella spiritensis DNA segment ATTGTGGCGAAAAATCTGTTCCATATAAGGCTATACTTACTGAAACGGTGTATTTTTGCGGGTGCAGGCACACGAAGGATCCGCCGTTGTGTGATGGCTCTCATGCCAGGTTATTAATGGCGTTCATGAAGAACCGGAAAAACTGAGTATTGCGGAGTTCATTGAAAGGGAATTTTCATGATTGATCAGCAAATAAAGAGAAAAATTGTTAATACAATCAGTAGTTATGAAGAAAAATGCGACCATTTGCGAATTGAAATTAACACGCTTAAATCGGCCTTGAGTGAATTATTGACTTTGCCGACCGGCGTTGACGATGAGGTAGACAGGCAATTACTCAATCTTCAGGAAGATATTACGACCGGAAAGGATCCGGATAATATTCAACAACGGATCATAGCGCTGGTTGAAATGGTGAAGGGATTAAAACGGAAGCCGGACAGCCAGCCGATAAATATCCGGCGGTTTATCAGGCAAAGTACGGATTTGTTACAGGATATGGTGGTGCAGTTGAAAGACAGTCAACTCCTGGCGAACATGGAGCAGATGTTTCAGGACAACCCTGACGATGAGCAACTGATGAACAGGCTGGTCGCCTTGCTTGGACAATGCAACAATGTTCTGGCGGAAAAAACAACCGGTTACCGACAACAGAATAATGAGGATAACCCCCGGCACGATGGTAAGGAGATCGGGCCGCAGGACGTGGTCATCAGCCGGGATGTGAATCAGAGTCTGGAAAAATTACTGGCCCATCTTGCAATTCCGGACGAACTTGGTAAAAAGCTGGATGAACTCAAAGCCTTTCTGCAAGGAAAAATAACCGGAGAATTATTACCGCGTGTCATAGACGGGCTTACAGAACTGGTGATTGACGCGTTTAGTCTGGAACAGAATCAGTTCAAGATTTTTTTATGCGATTTAACAACGCAACTGCATGATTTTGATAATTATCTGCTCTCGACGAATATCAGGAACAAGGAAGCGAGGCAAAATGTAACGCTGCTGGAAAGCGGTATTCAATCCAATATCAAGGAAATCAAAAAGCATGTCGACAACTCAACCGGTATCAAGGAATTATCCGGAAAAATACATCAAAATTTGCTTACCATGGGGCAGCGTATTCAGGAATATACCAAAGAGGAAGAGAAACGGTTTCAAGATCATGAGAATGAAGTAAAAGCACTAAAGGAACAGTTAATGGAAGCCGAGCGGCACGCCCGGGAGATCCAGAACGCACTGTCCTTTCAGCAGGTCAAATTGCATCAGGACAGTTTAACCGGACTACCGAACAGGGCTGCCTATGATGAAAGTATATTCAACGCGTATCAGCGTTGGCAGCGAGGTTTTGGAGAGCTGTCTCTCGCTATTGCCGATATTGATCACTTCAAGGCCATCAATGATAATTATGGTCATCTGGCCGGCGACAAGGTGTTGCAAAAAGTGGCGTCTATTTTTAAAAATTCTGTCCGGGAAACGGATTTTATTGCTCGTTACGGTGGTGAGGAATTTATTTTCATTTTTGAACGAACCTCACAGGACAACGCCAAATCCCTGATCGAGACGTTGCGTCGTAAAGTGGAAAAATGTCAATTCTGTTATAGCAATGAAAAAGTTGATGTCACCGTGTCCTTTGGCATGACAGTCTTAAGGCCGGGTGAAGACCTGGAAACGTTGTTCATAAGAGCCGATACCGCCATGTATAAGGCCAAGCGGGCAGGGCGTAACCGTGTAGAAACGTTATGACCGATTGGGAACAGACACGACAGCCTTTTTCAAAGGCTGTCGGCGAAAGGCACTTGATCTATGCGGATTGATTTGGGATCATCCGGTTATTGAGATTTTACAGTACCAGTATGGCAAAATTAATTGATATACCTATTGTTGTGGAGAGTGGCCGGAAATACAAGACTGCCCATGGGGTAGTGGCCATCAAGGATGGTGTCAAATCCGCAGGCGCTTTGAGCGAACGTTTGCCCAAGCCTAAATGGCTGCGTATCACCAATCACACCAGTCCGGCGTTCCAACAGGTTAAGGAACAGGTTGCCAAACACAAACTGGCTACCGTTTGCGAGGAAGCCAAATGCCCCAATATGGCGGAATGCTGGTCGCATGGCACGGCGACCATTATGCTGATGGGAGCTGTTTGTACCCGGGCTTGCCGATTCTGCTCTGTGGATACCGGTAATCCTCATGGCTGGCTCGATAAGGATGAACCGGAAAATACCGCCCGTACCGTTGAACTGATGAATCTGGATTACGTCGTTTTAACCTCGGTTAATCGCGATGA contains these protein-coding regions:
- a CDS encoding CDGSH iron-sulfur domain-containing protein — encoded protein: MSHEPEDPPFFPIAFDVEAGKEYRWCGCGLSTNQPFCDRDNCGEKSVPYKAILTETVYFCGCRHTKDPPLCDGSHARLLMAFMKNRKN
- a CDS encoding GGDEF domain-containing protein is translated as MIDQQIKRKIVNTISSYEEKCDHLRIEINTLKSALSELLTLPTGVDDEVDRQLLNLQEDITTGKDPDNIQQRIIALVEMVKGLKRKPDSQPINIRRFIRQSTDLLQDMVVQLKDSQLLANMEQMFQDNPDDEQLMNRLVALLGQCNNVLAEKTTGYRQQNNEDNPRHDGKEIGPQDVVISRDVNQSLEKLLAHLAIPDELGKKLDELKAFLQGKITGELLPRVIDGLTELVIDAFSLEQNQFKIFLCDLTTQLHDFDNYLLSTNIRNKEARQNVTLLESGIQSNIKEIKKHVDNSTGIKELSGKIHQNLLTMGQRIQEYTKEEEKRFQDHENEVKALKEQLMEAERHAREIQNALSFQQVKLHQDSLTGLPNRAAYDESIFNAYQRWQRGFGELSLAIADIDHFKAINDNYGHLAGDKVLQKVASIFKNSVRETDFIARYGGEEFIFIFERTSQDNAKSLIETLRRKVEKCQFCYSNEKVDVTVSFGMTVLRPGEDLETLFIRADTAMYKAKRAGRNRVETL